A window from Brachionichthys hirsutus isolate HB-005 chromosome 4, CSIRO-AGI_Bhir_v1, whole genome shotgun sequence encodes these proteins:
- the me2 gene encoding NAD-dependent malic enzyme, mitochondrial, with the protein MMSRLRTAWLLRPCVSVCRGVHTKERGRPLMLSPRTNKGMAFSLKERQILGIHGLLPPKVETQEIQALRFQNNLKKMTDPLEKYIYLMGIQERNERLFYRVLMEDIEELMPIVYTPTVGLACLHYGHIFRRPKGLFISILDKGHIRSILDNWTEPDVAAVVVTDGERILGLGDLGVYGMGIPVGKLCLYTACAGIRPEKCLPVVIDVGTDNETLLEDPLYMGLYQKRDRTQAYDDLMDEFMEALVDKYGQDTLIQFEDFGNTNASRILRKYREKYCTFNDDIQGTAAVALAGLLAARRVIGKPITEHRLLFLGAGEAAVGIANLIVMAMMEEGMDQDEAGKRIWMYDKHGLLVKDRQEDMFPNQEPFVHASPGNVQSFLDAVNTIKPTAIIGVAGAGRLFTHDIIKSMGALNERPIIFALSNPTTKAECTAEEAYTLTDGRCLFASGSPFDPVTLSDGRIITPGQGNNAYIFPGVSLAVILSGVRHISDTVFLEAAKTLAGQLSDKDLEDGRLYPPLSHIREVSLQMAVTVVEYLYANGMAFRYPEPVDKNAFVRATVWNTNYDSLLPETYDWPDVSFSPKTK; encoded by the exons ATGATGTCAAGGTTGAGAACAGCCTGGTTGCTGAGgccttgtgtgtctgtttgcagaGGGGTGCACACAAAAGAACGGGGCAGGCCCCTCATGCTCAGCCCCCGCACCAACAAG GGCATGGCCTTCTCCCTCAAGGAGCGACAGATTTTGGGGATTCATGGTCTGTTACCCCCAAAAGTGGAGACTCAAGAAATTCAGGCGCTGCGCTTTCAGAATAATCTCAAGAAGATGACTGACCCCTTAGAGAA GTACATTTACCTGATGGGCATCCAGGAAAGGAACGAGAGGCTTTTCTATCGGGTGTTGATGGAAGATATCGAGGAACTGATGCCGATTGTGTACACTCCCACTGTCGGCCTGGCCTGCTTGCACTATGGGCACATCTTCAGACGACCAAA AGGCTTGTTCATCTCTATTCTGGACAAGGGACACATTCGTTCCATCCTGGACAACTGGACAGAGCCTGATGTTGCG GCTGTGGTGGTAACTGATGGAGAACGCATTTTAGGATTGGGAGACCTCGGTGTTTATGGGATGGGCATCCCTGTGGGAAAGCTTTGCCTGTACACTGCCTGTGCCGGCATCAGACCTGAGAAATGTCTGCCTGTGGTGATAGACGTTGGCACCGACAATGAG ACTCTCCTTGAGGATCCTCTGTACATGGGCCTGTACCAGAAGCGAGATCGCACCCAAGCGTACGATGATCTGATGGATGAATTCATGGAGGCTTTGGTGGACAAATATGGACAGGACACGCTGATCCAGTTTGAGGACTTTGGAAACACCAATGCCTCCCGCATACTCAGGAAGTACAGGGAGAAGTATTGCACCTTCAATGACGATATCCAAG GCACGGCAGCTGTAGCCCTGGCTGGTCTGTTGGCAGCTCGGAGGGTCATCGGTAAACCCATCACTGAACACCGGCTGCTTTTCCTGGGAGCTGGAGAG GCTGCAGTTGGTATTGCCAATCTGATTGTCATGGCGATGATGGAGGAAGGGATGGATCAAGATGAGGCCGGGAAAAGGATCTGGATGTACGATAAACACGGCTTACTAGTAAAG GACAGACAAGAGGACATGTTCCCGAACCAGGAGCCATTTGTCCATGCCAGTCCAGGGAATGTCCAGAGCTTCCTAGATGCTGTCAATACCATCAAACCCACCGCTATAATTG gTGTGGCAGGCGCTGGACGACTGTTCACCCACGACATCATCAAGTCCATGGGAGCCCTGAACGAACGACCAATCATCTTTGCTCTGAGTAACCCGACCACTAAAGCGGAGTGCACCGCAGAGGAGGCCTACACACTCACTGAT GGTAGATGTCTTTTTGCCAGTGGCAGTCCATTCGATCCAGTGACTCTAAGCGATGGACGTATCATCACACCCGGACAAGGAAACAATGCTTATATCTTCCCAG GTGTTTCCTTGGCCGTGATTCTGAGTGGAGTGAGACACATCAGCGACACAGTATTCCTAGAGGCCGCCAAG ACCCTTGCAGGGCAGCTGTCTGATAAAGACCTTGAAGACGGTCGACTCTATCCTCCTCTCTCCCACATCCGTGAGGTGTCTCTCCAGATGGCCGTCACG GTTGTGGAATATCTCTATGCTAATGGGATGGCATTCCGCTACCCTGAGCCTGTGGACAAGAACGCTTTTGTGCGCGCGACTGTGTGGAACACCAACTATGACTCCTTGCTTCCAGAAACCTATGACTGGCCAGACGTCAGCTTCAGTCCCAAGACTAAGTAG
- the rpusd1 gene encoding RNA pseudouridylate synthase domain-containing protein 1, whose translation MLSLNALSLQASVSCVTMTTVPASLDSLRVLHRSDDYIVVDKHWDIRIDSKMWYEKLTVQAQLRHRFPQLADPSTYYGFRFCHQLDFSTSGALCVSLNKAAASRANRCFRDRSVTKAYLALVRGWVEEEEQTLDFSIGKNSSEGKTHTMCIEGTEGCEKPKPSKTELTVLERGLYDGDPVTKVLLQPLTGRTHQLRVHCGAVGHPIVGDFTYSSGVDDAPYRMMLHAHLLHIPLDPQPLLVFAGDPFLPTEDPKWLPQRSLRTLGGTVNALLERRVKEERRIAEEVRERKRKETNGRSREQGAAEESEEQRMQCQQWLREWAGD comes from the exons ATGTTATCCCTAAATGCATTGTCTCTGCAGGCCTCTGTGAGTTGTGTCACGATGACCACAGTGCCTGCCAGCCTGGACAGCCTGCGTGTTCTGCACCGGAGCGATGACTACATTGTGGTCGACAAGCACTGGGACATCCGCATTGACAGCAAGATGTGGTACGAGAAGCTTACCGTCCAGGCACAGCTTCGGCACCGCTTTCCTCAGCTAGCAGACCCCAGCACTTACTATGGATTCAG GTTTTGCCATCAGCTGGATTTCTCCACAAGCGGGGCGCTGTGCGTCAGCCTCAACAAGGCTGCTGCCAGCCGGGCAAACCGCTGCTTCAGGGACCGAAGTGTGACCAAGGCCTACCTGGCACTT GTGCGTGGCTGGgtggaagaagaggaacaaACTTTGGACTTTTCCATTGGCAAGAACTCTTCAGAAGGAAAGACACATACGATGTGCATTGAAGGGACAGAAG GCTGTGAGAAGCCCAAGCCCAGTAAAACGGAGCTGACGGTATTGGAGCGTGGCTTGTATGATGGAGATCCTGTCACCAAGGTGCTTTTGCAGCCCCTCACTG GACGAACCCACCAGTTGAGGGTCCACTGCGGTGCAGTAGGCCACCCCATCGTCGGAGACTTCACCTACAGCTCGGGCGTGGACGATGCTCCCTACCGCATGATGCTGCATGCTCACCTCCTACACATTCCACTGGACCCCCAGCCCCTGCTCGTCTTTGCTGGAGACCCCTTTCTCCCCACAGAGGATCCCAAGTGGCTCCCGCAGCGCTCGTTACGAACACTGGGAGGAACTGTGAACGCGCTGCTGGAGCGTAGGGTAAAGGAGGAGAGGCGTATTGCAGAGGAggtcagagagaggaagaggaaggagacgaATGGAAGAAGCAGGGAACAGGGGGCTgcagaggagagcgaggagcagAGGATGCAATGTCAGCAGTGGCTAAGAGAATGGGCTGGAGACTGA